The following proteins are encoded in a genomic region of Castor canadensis chromosome 19, mCasCan1.hap1v2, whole genome shotgun sequence:
- the LOC109680757 gene encoding gamma-tubulin complex component 5 isoform X7 translates to MSRPGQCGSRLGILQERDVCELILRVTGLQDEADPNFQLALNFAWSNFRFHRFLDVNSHKIEKTIEGIYEKFVIHSDLSKAASWKRLTQEFLNASLPSVEEIKTDAHYSILSLLLCLSDSPSNSNYVESPRNKEVEKKDDFDWGKYLMEGEEIDLGPNVDTPVSGNGFAIENMTKNWSEESEDEDVQQPLSREDSGIQVDRTPLEEQDQNRKVGPQVSWKADEPDGRSWLEQHVVHQYWTTRPSRIPHSLHLHSNLAAVWEQHLYSSDPLYVPDERVFVTETQVIRETLWLLSGVKKLFIFQLIDGKVTVRNNIVVTHLTHSCLRSVLEQIAVYGQVVFRLQEFIDEVMGHSSESLLPGNGCVPKKSTEAPFRTYQAFMWALYKYFISFKEELAEIEKCIINNDITITLATVVDKLSPRLAQLKVLHKVFSTGVAEVPPDTRNVVRASHLLNTLYKAILEYDSVGEASEQTVSLLFSLWVETVRPYLQTVDEWIVHGHLWDSAKEFIIQRNKNVPVNHRDFWYATYTLYSVSEKTENEEKMSDNASASSGSDQGPSSRQHTMVSFLKPVLKQIIMAGKSMQLLKNLRCAESTACQAAARDAERKSLHTLFLESVQSRLRHGEDSTPQVLSEPQAARKNLTKMQSIAGRHLELDDAQDPLLAINFTRLYLEQSDFHEKFAGGDVCVDRSSESVTCQTFELTLRSCLYPHIDKQYLHCCGNLMQTLKKDYRLIEYLQAMRNFFLMEGGDTMYDFCTSIFDKIREKETWQNASFLNVQLQEAVGQRYPEDSSRLSISFENVDPAKKKLPVHILDGLTLSYKVPWPVDIVISLECQKIYNQVFLLLLQIKWAKYSLDVLLFGELANTAETPQLKEGFLHGQDTVAQFGPHKEPVRQQIHRMFLLRVKLMHFVNSLHNYIMTRILHSTGLEFQHQVEEAKDLDQLIKIHYRYLSTIHDRCLLREKVSFVKEAIMKVLNLALMFAEGWQMGLGAWQI, encoded by the exons ATGTCGCGGCCTGGGCAGTGCGGAAGCCGACTGGGCATTCTGCAGGAGCGTGACGTGTGCGAGCTCATTCTGCGCGTCACTGGCCTCCAGGACGAGGCGGACCCCAACTTCCAGTTGGCTCTGAACTTCGCGTGGTCCAACTTCAG ATTTCATCGTTTCTTGGATGTCAAtagccacaaaatagaaaagacaataGAAGG aatttATGAAAAGTTCGTCATTCATTCTGATCTCAGCAAAGCTGCTAGTTGGAAGAGATTAACTCAGGAATTTCTAAATGCATCACTTCCCAGCGTAGAGGAAATAAAG aCAGATGCACATTATTCCATACTGTCACTCCTTCTGTGTCTGTCCGATTCTCCTTCAAACAGCAATTATGTGGAATCACCAAGAAATAAAGAAGTGG aaaagaaagatgattttgACTGGGGAAAATACTTGATGGAAGGTGAAGAAATTGACCTTGGTCCAAATGTAGACACACCAGTAAGTGGTAATGGTTTTGCCATTGAAAACATGACAAAG aATTGGTCTGAAGAAAGTGAGGATGAGGATGTTCAACAGCCCTTGAGTAGGGAAGACTCTGGGATCCAGGTAGACAGGACTCCATTAGAAGAACAAGATCAAAACAGAAAAGTGGGGCCTCAAGTCAGCTGGAAAG CAGATGAGCCAGATGGCCGAAGCTGGTTGGAACAGCATGTGGTCCACCAGTACTGGACAACCAGGCCTTCTCGGATTCCTCATAGTTTACATTTGCACTCCAATTTAGCTGCTGTCTG GGAGCAGCACCTGTATAGCAGTGATCCATTGTATGTTCCAGATGAAAGGGTTTTTGTTACTGAGACACAGGTTATTCGAGAAACTCTATG gtTACTTTCTGGGGTTAAAAAGCTCTTTATATTTCAGTTGATAGATGGGAAAGTAACTGTGAGAAACAATATTGTAGTAACCCATTTGACACAC AGCTGTTTACGATCTGTGCTGGAACAAATAGCAGTGTATGGACAGGTTGTGTTTCGACTTCAGGAGTTCATCGATGAAGTCATGGGACACAGCTCTGAAAGCCTCCTACCTGGAAATGGTTGTGTACCCAAGAAGTCAACTGAAGCTCCCTTTAGAACCTATCAGGCTTTCATGTGGGCcctttacaaatatttcattaGCTTCAAAGAGGAGCTTGCAGAAATTGAGAAGTGCATCATCAATAATG ATATCACGATAACTCTTGCAACAGTGGTGGACAAGTTGTCACCTCGCTTGGCTCAGCTCAAGGTTCTGCACAAGGTGTTTAGTACCGGAGTAGCAGAAGTACCACCAGACACTCGGAATGTTGTTCGGGCATCTCACCTACTCAACACCCTGTACAAGGCCATTCTTGAATATGACAGTGTTGGCGAAGCCTCTGAGCAAACT gtttccctcctgttctctctctgggTGGAAACAGTGCGGCCCTACCTGCAGACTGTGGATGAGTGGATTGTGCATGGGCACCTGTGGGACAGCGCCAAGGAATTCATCATACAGAG GAACAAAAATGTTCCAGTAAATCATAGAGACTTTTGGTATGCAACTTACACATTGTATAGTGTatcagaaaagacagaaaatgaagaaaaaatgagtGACAATGCCAGTGCGAGTTCTGGCAGTGACCAAGGCCCCTCCAGTAGGCAGCACACCATGGTGTCTTTCCTCAAGCCTGTCCTGAAGCAGATCATAATGGCTGGAAAGTCGATGCAGCTGCTGAAGAACCTGAGGTGTGCAGAGAGCACCGCATGCCAGGCGGCAGCCAGAG ATGCAGAAAGAAAAAGCTTACACACACTCTTTTTGGAATCTGTACAGTCACGTCTTCGACATGGAGAAGACTCCACTCCACAGGTCCTTTCTGAGCCACAGGCAGCCAGAAAGAACCTAACGAAGATGCAGTCCATTGCTGGAAGGCATCTTGAGCTGGATGACGCACAAGACCCACTGTTGGCCATTAACTTTACAAG GTTGTATTTGGAGCAGAGTGATTTTCATGAGAAGTTTGCTGGTGGTGATGTATGTGTAGACAGATCGTCAGAATCTGTGACTTGCCAGACTTTTGAATTAACTTTGAGATCTTGCCTCTATCCTCATATTGATAAGCAGTACCTACATTGCTGTGGAAATCTCATGCAAACTCTTAAAAAAGATTACAG GTTGATAGAGTACTTGCAGGCCATGAGAAATTTTTTCTTAATGGAAGGTGGAGATACCATGTATGACTTCTGCACAtcaatttttgataaaataagagaaaaggaaacctGGCAGAATGCATCTTTTCTAAACGtccaactccaagaagcagtaggacaGCGCTATCCTGAAGATAGTTCACG TCTGTCTATATCTTTTGAAAATGTTGACCCAGCTAAGAAGAAACTACCTGTCCATATCTTAGATGGTCTGACCCTGAGCTACAAG gtcCCGTGGCCTGTAGACATTGTTATAAGTTTGGAATGTCAAAAAATTTATAATCAGGTGTTCCTTCTCCTGTTGCaaataaaatgggcaaaatatagTCTGGATGTTTTACTCTTTGGTG AACTGGCTAATACTGCAGAAACACCCCAACTTAAAGAAGGCTTTCTTCATGGACAAGACACAGTTGCTCAGTTTGGACCACACAAGGAACCAGTAAGACAGCAGATCCATCGCATGTTCCTCTTAAGAGTGAAGCTGATGCATTTTGTGAACAGTTTGCATAACTACATCATGACCAGG